The DNA segment ACTGAATTCAACCCAAATGTCATTGTCGAAAACAGCGATATAGATAATGTTAGGGATGACATGCCTGTGATAACTTATCTAGCCGGGTATTGCTGTTATATTGTTCTCAGAAAACTTCAATGTGACAGATGTAAGGGAATATTGATTATCGATGATGAACTTATTGTTGAAGATAATTATCATCTCATAACAAATTTAAGCAGAGGACGATTGCTTTATCCCCAAGATATCGTGGTGCAAATAGTTTTATAttcatatataattttcaataaaataattcatGAATATGAGGAAACATTCCTTAAAATTCATAATAAGCGAGCATGTGTCattcaattcatttcgaaatatataaGTCAATATGAAATTTTACCTGAAAACCAATATTGTGAAACTCATTCCGCTGAAATAATTGTCAATATAATTATAAAATGCACTACAAATACgcttttgaaaaattactgCGGAAAGACTAATGACCGTCATGTTAAAATTTCCAataagagaaaattgaaaacctTAGAAAATAAATGATCCGTCAGATAATTTAAATTCTCATTCAAGAATGGGATGCAATGAAAGGCCCAGATGATGACTGGCATCCTCATAAAACCGAAAACCATAATAAAGTCACGTTTTCATTCAGTTATAATGTGAAACAATCGAGAAATCTGCACCGATCACACAAGCTCCGTTGAGTGAGATGCACTCCTGATGCTTACGTCACGCGGAAGCCCTGAGGCCTTCTCTTCTAGGAGGTGTtgatcagactccttcatcagattttcgaaaattgattttcgtctgatgaaggagtctgatatagactccgaaacgttacaatattaaattataatttcaaagttctttattttcaggcaacaattttttctagttgatttgctcctgacaaattagtgcaagaatctatttcattttttaattgattttgtttcagagattgggagtgaaaaacctaaaaagtttcaggtaATCTATGATAGTGGTTCCGCATGACGAAAACTCCCAAACGGACATTCGACCAAATCTGTCAAGTTTGTTCCCACTCGACCCTAGCTCATCGATGAAATTTTCTTATCATACTTGGAAGGACATTCCTGGTCGTCAAATGAATTGAAAACTgtggaaaaaacttttttgattactCAGCCCTGCTCTacataatcaattttttctctACCCATGACAGGGtgaacaaaaatttaatttgcTTTCGGGGGCTCAGATAAAGAAGgtcattttttttcttcctaAATGTCAAACCCTAAGTTTCTCAGTTATGGTGAGTCCaagagagttgaaccccttttcactttgaaaccacttaagttgtatctgtaaatggtaggaACTCATATTtttcgtgaagatatcatgcccaaataggtaacaaTAGATAATAGTATAGTGATGGTGAGATGGTCATTttgagttgaacagggggcgagagagacttgaccataagtttgtttatcaggaaaaacattgaaagaaaacaatttccaatgacaaacgattgtctatgtcaaggttttcatcatcagatgtatcagcatatgaaatacatattttttatttcagagtcAATCTCACTTATtttcgagatgttttttacttttccgaacttttgtatatttttgtatttttgtttcTATTATTCCATTTTCTTTATTTGAAGCAAGGTATTTTCTAAGCTCAgcgcgggaaacttggaccactgttTATGTCTCCCGACCCATAGCatatgggtcaagtctcccgcactcccttttagtttatacaacagatgttttcttgaaacttttacaactaacattaaaaaggctcatcgtttgtaaaacaatatcaatcactgaaagcaataaaacgtaataacaccacgcacctatcgaacttttcagacagtatacaaacaaaaattattcaatttcttacttcctaaaaacaaaagaatcacgttcaaccctcttatctcgaactgttctgatggcggccaaaatagagccgccactagttgtggctcgctacgagtatgtcgcaagctatctacgataccggtagcgcgaaatttgaattgaaatatttgaggtggttcaagtctcctaccttaGCAAGTCTCCTGGACTTCCCCTGCATATTCCATAACCCATACCGTGTCACACACCGTGAAAATAATCTAATGAAAAGTAATCTCAAAATCTACAACAACgccaaaaattcattaaaaggCTGAGGAACAATAAAAGTCCTTTTTCCTCTATATATATCCGATCTGCCTGCACTGATCCAATCTATGCTCTTTTCATTTGCTGACGACACTGAAATTTTTGGCCTTTCCCTTCTACAACGTAGCGTTCTCCAGAATGATCTTCAAGTCCTCTCCAAATGGTGCCAAGACTGAATATTACCACTGAACGACGAAAAATGCTATATGCTTCACATCGATAAAAATAACCCGAGATTGTCCTATTGGATCGACGGTTGTGAACTGAAGCCAGTAACCCGTCATTTGGATTTGGGTATTATCATTGATTCTGACCTGTCTTGGTCCTACAATTATTTATTCCATCAATTACTAGAAAATCGAAACAGATTGTATACTTGTTTTAAAATCTTTTGAGACCTCTGACATCTCGACGTGGAGGTTGTTATATAGAACTTATATACGACCCATAATGGAGTACTTATGCTTGACAGGTCTAGTGGCCTTCAataaaatttgatgaaaatctcCTGGAATTTGTTCAACGCTGGACTATACGCCTATCATACCCATACCAACGCCCAACCTATGAAAATCGCCTTCTCATTTTTGGCTTGCCCACCTATAAGGGGTGCTTtcatttttacatttactctgaaCGGCCATTTTGGAGAGGAAGGTACCAACACCAAGCTTTCAAATTTTCGCTGCGTCAGATGTTTCTCCCAAATAGGCTGTTCAACAAGTGGAATCAACTGCCATCAGTGGTTGTAGGGGCCCCTTCTGCGAACACCTTCAAGAATAGCTTGGATGTATGGAACTCTATTCCAAGATGATGTCTATTTCAAGCAAGCTGCCTTTGAGTgattatttctttcaattttaaaatttttttatgagtttATTGGCTATCCTCAACCCTTGTTATcaattaaatgaataaataaatgaatagtaGAAGTATCGATGGTAAGAAATGAAGAATTGACACAAATAaaccaaaataaaataaagaaaggGTATTCCATTTTCATATTTATAATCTAATGATTTTATGATTAGAAGCAGGAAATGTTTTGACGagcttcataacctcacattttcgtcttatacagagtgaaatgtgtcgtaTTTTCATTGCTGGCCGAcagcttttataaaagtgaatggacagGGGAAAATCATATCGAGTTTTGAGGCAAACTCAAATCTCTCCTTTCAAAATTACTCATCTTGGTATGAAGTTTATACTAACGTTGTAAATGTCTGGATTTGCAAAGTTAATGATTTAACAGTAAAGAAAAAGAAGATTACATATAAATTTCCTCTGGTCTCAGATGTTTTTTATTTGTGAAATGTCATTATAGTTTGTTATTTCAACATAGATTTCAAATCCGAATATTCCTGCTTGAATGATTCATCTAGTGTTTTTCCTAACATTTTTATACATAACAATAAGTTTCGCTAAAAATGATGTACACAGAGTTGTCGGAGGATTTCCCTGTAgcacaaaaaattataaatttgtgGTATCTCTGCAAAGACGTCTTATGCCGTACCATTTTTGTGGTGGCTCTTTAATAAGACTCGATTTTGTTTTGACGGCTGCCCATTGCATAATGTCATTTTTGAATAATCCAAAGATGGTGGGTGTAGCAGCTGGAGTAAATACGAATAACAAATTCGGTTCGCAGCGGAGAAGGGCCAGTAAAATAATCGCCCATTCCGAATTCGACTATACAACGATGCATAATGATATTGCCCTTATTCTGTTGGATTCGCCCTTTAAAAGATCAATTAACGTTGACGTGGTCAACGTTAGCCCGAAAGTAGCGATTGGAGAAATTATTGACAGCTGCAAAACTGGCACAATCATGGGTTTCGGTATCTCAGCGGTTGTCTACCCGAATGAAAAAGCATCAGAAGAAACCTACGTGTACGAAGGAAATTTAAGCTGTCTGCATATTTCGCCGATATCGAATAAAAAGTGTGAGTCGCTCATTCCTATTTCCCCGATTCCTGGTACCTTTTGCGCTGCTTATTTACCAGGAGGTCAAGATGCATGTAAAGGAGACAGCGGAGGTCCTTTTGTATGCCATGACTGCCAAATAGGTGTTATCAGTGCTGGTTTTGGTTGTGCGCTACCCGACATTCCGGGCTTCTACATTCGAATCGATAGGTATTTGGACTTCATCAACGAAACGATGGAAAACAATCAGATTTACCGAAGAGGCCTCGTATCGTCATGTGATTCTGCCGATATTAGCATTAATTTGATGTTTCATTTGCTACTAATCAAGTGTTGCATGCTGCTATGGCATTATTGGAAGGAACGTTTTTGAATTAACCATCAAACTGAACacatgatttggttcgaatttttgattttaaatCATAAGATAAGTACGATTCGATGAGAATAGACTACTGTTACCACTGGGTACTTAGTTTATCATTTCGATTAATGCGGAATGTTTTTTTAATTGGTTGCTGAAAAcgatttattattgaaatttattttatttatgtcGAATTTCATCTAGTAAAAAATCGAACACAATATAGTGTAAATAAGAGTTTATTATTCAAAAGCGGAGCCATTTCTACCAAAATTGTTGTCTTCAAGCGCATGCGGCCACTAGGATCAACGCGACCAGACTTTAGATCTTTAGAAAGTCTACCTTTACAGGTAGAAAGGTaaatggcctgccaggtagccatcgtaacgatgTAGACGATGCAGCCAGCCATGAAAATgttgattacgagaagcctcggaaataAGTCGCTGCCTGTGGATCTTTGACCGGCGCGGTGGCAGGCTGCTGAGAAAACGGGCTCCTGCTGcgaaagaagctacagctccaaatcaccaacagcaaccaacgagtccaattcaattgtcgACTCGAACTTCTTAAGGTGCTGCACAGGATATTCAGCTCACCCAGGCGGTGTTAAGAACACAAGCAACTATAGGAGAATTCCTCATGAGGAATTCTTCAAttcctacccaaatctcaatgtcactgaacaacaaGTGGCAGACCAGTAACGCGTAAttttcatcattgctgtatcccattACCAAGAATAAATGaacaaaaagaccaaaaaaaaaaaactatcggtGCCAACAGACTTATAATTCTTTGGGGcaaattgcgactgtgtgccctcctctTACTGAAGAGACCCAAGCGTGACCTAcggatccttccacactccgggcatggatagtcaccaaccagatctggccaccgctctattcttctcgagtctccattataactgtgcaccaaagaCCACCACTACTGCATGTGATCTGTctctagttgtttccagttatgattgtcattaactgattttagggattgatgcagtatatccttaaaccgcttatactgtcctcctggtttccgagctccctcagtgaatccGCCATACAGAGATATTTTGGGTAGTCtagtgtcttgcatcctcagaatgtggccactccatctAAGTCGGGCACTCGATactgagtctcaattgt comes from the Coccinella septempunctata chromosome 2, icCocSept1.1, whole genome shotgun sequence genome and includes:
- the LOC123307134 gene encoding anionic trypsin-2-like, encoding MIHLVFFLTFLYITISFAKNDVHRVVGGFPCSTKNYKFVVSLQRRLMPYHFCGGSLIRLDFVLTAAHCIMSFLNNPKMVGVAAGVNTNNKFGSQRRRASKIIAHSEFDYTTMHNDIALILLDSPFKRSINVDVVNVSPKVAIGEIIDSCKTGTIMGFGISAVVYPNEKASEETYVYEGNLSCLHISPISNKKCESLIPISPIPGTFCAAYLPGGQDACKGDSGGPFVCHDCQIGVISAGFGCALPDIPGFYIRIDRYLDFINETMENNQIYRRGLVSSCDSADISINLMFHLLLIKCCMLLWHYWKELFAEMKPNNSSGELQWMLNTIYISLVICSPDFSIMKEIDFYRKLGKSSHPESLTSDEESGKLPPKETIE